From Staphylococcus delphini, one genomic window encodes:
- a CDS encoding type III toxin-antitoxin system ToxN/AbiQ family toxin, producing the protein MSFKIDIEQIKKNDYKYYQLLIKQLIFIRREKKTLNKAQKVYNNTTIKKIPISPDMCVNFLSLESVSTQSKYPFDSH; encoded by the coding sequence ATATCTTTCAAAATAGATATAGAACAAATCAAAAAGAATGATTATAAATATTATCAATTATTAATTAAGCAATTAATTTTCATAAGACGAGAGAAAAAAACCTTAAACAAAGCTCAAAAAGTATATAATAATACCACGATTAAAAAAATCCCCATTTCCCCTGACATGTGTGTTAACTTTTTATCATTAGAATCAGTGTCAACTCAGTCAAAATACCCTTTTGATTCGCATTAA
- a CDS encoding type III toxin-antitoxin system ToxN/AbiQ family toxin, with product MKLYYVNAIYVNKLRNIDSKVLFNKSTRPYLRIVLTIHDINYFVPLGSAKDEKK from the coding sequence ATGAAATTATATTATGTAAATGCAATTTATGTTAACAAATTAAGAAATATAGATTCTAAAGTACTATTTAATAAATCTACTAGACCTTATTTGAGAATTGTATTGACTATCCATGATATTAATTATTTTGTACCATTAGGTTCTGCCAAAGATGAGAAAAAGTAA
- a CDS encoding ABC transporter ATP-binding protein: MLNILLQSKRFIFVTALMTLFTSLLTVATPILLTQIFYSNYALNTRTLYIVILFMTITYIIQIIMVIVRENFALKFNKRYATHLYQNVHQMKYDELLQKEPTYLIDRVGQAVTSLYFFITQSLIGILSNALILIMCIIIVFYVNVFMTLLLFLLVPINFFGYKMINAKLKEKSIQMQKETSTGYKEIIAVYKNVDTMKQENFKRIEHMISPSIEKIYKSMASVNQFGQSSSLVIKLINTFIQNLMFFILAYLIIIGKTNVEDLVIISVILPIYFISLQAFTNVNLEFRDLQASKAFLDSEVLIHRENNQHLTLKSIDSISFEHPLIQINERKFNYDLKSQFFKGDVIFVSGPSGKGKSTLMKSLLNFRPSIGIKINNIPIDAFDKYVLREKILYISQDMSVLPMTIKDNVLYGKNDDAIDWNQFTENIILKSILNHKNIDEVVYEGGTNFSGGEKQRLMLARILHENVDCIILDEATSHIDKSLEDQIFRFLVESYTDKIIFVISHNLENKQYCNQFIEIN; the protein is encoded by the coding sequence ATGTTAAATATTTTATTACAAAGTAAGCGTTTTATATTTGTAACCGCATTAATGACCCTTTTCACATCATTATTGACAGTAGCAACCCCTATTCTTTTAACTCAAATATTTTATTCAAATTATGCACTCAATACTCGCACCTTATACATTGTTATTCTTTTTATGACAATTACATATATCATACAAATTATTATGGTTATTGTAAGAGAAAACTTCGCTCTAAAATTTAACAAACGCTATGCCACACACTTATATCAAAATGTACACCAAATGAAGTATGATGAATTATTACAAAAGGAACCTACCTATTTAATCGACCGAGTAGGACAGGCAGTGACGAGTTTATATTTTTTTATTACTCAATCATTGATAGGGATACTTAGCAATGCGCTGATATTAATCATGTGTATAATCATCGTTTTTTATGTCAATGTTTTCATGACATTACTTCTATTTCTGTTAGTCCCTATCAATTTTTTTGGATATAAAATGATTAATGCAAAATTAAAAGAAAAAAGTATACAGATGCAAAAGGAAACTTCAACAGGCTATAAAGAAATCATCGCTGTTTATAAGAATGTTGATACGATGAAACAAGAAAATTTTAAAAGAATTGAGCATATGATATCTCCTTCAATTGAAAAGATATACAAATCTATGGCTAGTGTGAATCAATTCGGTCAGAGTAGTAGCTTAGTCATCAAACTTATTAATACATTCATTCAAAATTTAATGTTTTTTATTTTAGCGTATTTAATTATAATAGGAAAAACAAATGTAGAGGATTTGGTTATCATTAGCGTCATCTTGCCTATTTACTTTATCTCATTACAAGCATTTACAAATGTAAACTTAGAGTTTCGTGATTTACAAGCTTCTAAAGCATTTTTAGATTCTGAAGTGCTAATTCACAGAGAAAATAATCAACATCTAACATTGAAATCCATCGATTCAATTTCATTTGAACATCCATTAATTCAAATCAATGAAAGAAAGTTTAATTATGATTTGAAAAGCCAATTTTTTAAAGGCGATGTCATATTTGTAAGCGGTCCTTCTGGTAAAGGAAAGAGTACATTAATGAAGTCTTTACTTAACTTTCGACCGAGTATAGGTATAAAAATTAACAATATACCTATCGACGCATTTGATAAATATGTATTAAGAGAAAAGATACTTTATATTTCACAAGATATGTCTGTATTACCTATGACAATAAAAGATAATGTACTTTATGGAAAAAATGATGATGCAATAGATTGGAATCAATTCACGGAAAATATTATTTTGAAGAGTATTTTAAATCATAAAAATATAGATGAGGTTGTTTATGAAGGTGGGACTAACTTCTCAGGTGGCGAGAAGCAACGGCTAATGCTTGCCAGAATTCTACATGAAAATGTGGACTGTATTATACTTGATGAGGCGACAAGCCATATTGATAAATCTTTAGAAGATCAAATATTTAGGTTTTTAGTAGAATCATACACCGATAAAATCATTTTTGTCATTTCGCACAATCTAGAAAACAAACAATATTGTAACCAATTCATAGAAATAAATTGA
- a CDS encoding S41 family peptidase, giving the protein MDKNLWNLLSNYYIYELKDFSYKNINHFIMAQNDKYFKFSFNKNYFWNILDILDFDYFVDDKIHLLNSNSIDSNIDYSGSIITRINSSKNIFTELTRSKINNITIYHEKYGNQHFKIPKFNLKTNRVNFYIKTIGKCTYIKCESFKNIINLDSLSRYVHNIIILDLRSNMGGTIKSAINFLSYFISNDVNMFYLKNTKETYNVKSIKKSKIKFNQLIIYYNNKTLSTAELVIKVLASNFDVFLIGEKTGGKDIVTTIIEYNKMYFKIPCFKYIIDNELDKHSYIPSNNLNLLPKEFSDVKYFITK; this is encoded by the coding sequence ATGGATAAGAATCTATGGAACCTACTATCTAACTACTATATCTATGAACTGAAAGACTTTTCTTATAAAAATATAAATCATTTTATAATGGCCCAAAACGATAAATACTTCAAATTTTCATTTAATAAGAATTATTTTTGGAATATACTCGACATATTAGATTTCGACTATTTTGTTGATGATAAAATTCATTTATTAAATTCTAATTCTATCGATTCTAACATTGATTACAGTGGTTCGATTATAACAAGAATAAACAGTTCAAAAAACATTTTCACTGAATTAACTAGATCAAAAATAAATAACATCACTATATATCATGAAAAATATGGAAATCAACACTTTAAAATCCCTAAATTTAACCTAAAAACAAACAGAGTAAATTTTTATATAAAAACTATAGGAAAATGTACGTATATTAAGTGCGAAAGTTTTAAGAATATTATTAACTTAGATTCTCTAAGTAGATATGTACATAATATAATAATTTTAGACTTACGAAGTAATATGGGGGGAACTATAAAATCTGCAATTAATTTTCTTAGCTATTTTATAAGTAATGATGTTAATATGTTTTATTTGAAAAATACTAAAGAGACGTATAACGTAAAATCAATTAAAAAAAGCAAAATTAAGTTTAATCAACTTATTATTTACTATAACAACAAAACATTAAGTACAGCAGAATTAGTAATAAAAGTCCTTGCTAGCAACTTCGATGTATTTTTAATAGGAGAAAAAACAGGCGGTAAGGATATAGTGACCACTATTATCGAATATAACAAAATGTATTTTAAAATTCCTTGCTTTAAATATATAATTGATAATGAATTGGACAAACACTCTTATATACCTAGCAATAACCTTAACTTACTTCCGAAGGAGTTCAGTGATGTTAAATATTTTATTACAAAGTAA
- a CDS encoding radical SAM/SPASM domain-containing protein: MFIAEDLLFITADSKYLIYSGSYHKALIVDSEIFANLHKRNCKYFSQKYLDKDILEKLIKHGMIFKSYTDYVINNYYNSTFKFRSTDISINTVYFHVTQRCNLKCSYCYNKDNLNKADMLKTDTVKSIIDKLVKINVKHINFTGGEILLRKDIEEIVKYTYEKGISIDILTNGLLLSKRKNLYKYVDKFIISLDTLISENNKRIGLEIDKLLSNLNNIPSEYKNKISIRSVVFKDSKDWIDVKNHIEKTLKMQHIKVPFIPNSQEEINYMPDMNCFVNDEDNCILSGATCGASYKILAIDSDGCVYPCQTMINKKFKLANILKENWIEELKNSLLVRRFQNRSVNTILECSTCNIRYMCGGGCSAIAENLYGDMSENSKIFCEFQKKVAYNKLKNVVKKYG, encoded by the coding sequence ATGTTTATAGCTGAAGATTTATTATTTATCACCGCTGATAGTAAGTATTTAATTTATAGTGGCTCATATCATAAAGCGTTAATAGTAGATTCTGAAATATTTGCTAACTTACATAAACGCAATTGCAAATATTTTTCACAAAAATATCTGGATAAAGATATACTTGAAAAATTAATAAAGCATGGAATGATATTTAAATCTTATACAGACTATGTTATAAACAATTATTATAATTCTACATTTAAATTTAGAAGCACTGATATTTCAATAAATACCGTTTATTTCCACGTTACTCAACGTTGTAATCTAAAATGTAGCTATTGCTATAATAAAGATAATTTAAATAAAGCTGATATGTTAAAAACTGATACTGTGAAAAGCATTATAGATAAACTTGTAAAAATAAATGTTAAGCACATTAATTTTACTGGGGGAGAAATTTTATTACGTAAAGATATTGAAGAAATAGTGAAGTATACATATGAAAAAGGTATATCTATTGATATTTTAACGAATGGTTTACTACTCAGTAAAAGAAAAAATTTATATAAATACGTTGACAAATTCATAATAAGTTTAGATACATTAATTTCTGAAAACAATAAAAGAATCGGATTGGAAATAGATAAATTATTAAGCAATTTAAATAATATACCTAGTGAGTATAAAAACAAAATTTCAATTAGATCTGTAGTATTTAAAGATAGCAAAGATTGGATTGATGTAAAAAATCACATTGAAAAGACTTTAAAAATGCAACATATTAAGGTTCCCTTCATTCCAAATTCACAAGAAGAAATAAACTATATGCCTGACATGAATTGTTTTGTTAACGACGAAGATAATTGTATTCTAAGTGGAGCAACTTGTGGGGCTAGTTATAAGATATTAGCTATTGACTCGGATGGATGCGTATACCCTTGCCAAACAATGATTAATAAAAAATTCAAACTAGCTAACATTTTAAAAGAAAATTGGATTGAAGAGTTAAAAAATTCACTTTTAGTAAGAAGATTTCAAAACAGAAGTGTTAATACAATACTAGAATGTAGTACTTGTAATATCAGATATATGTGTGGAGGCGGTTGCTCCGCAATAGCAGAAAATTTGTATGGTGATATGAGTGAAAACAGCAAAATATTTTGTGAATTTCAGAAAAAGGTTGCATATAATAAACTTAAAAATGTCGTGAAAAAATATGGATAA
- a CDS encoding nitrate reductase subunit alpha yields MAKFGMQFFKPTEKFNGNWSVLEHKSREWEKMYRERWSHDKVVRTTHGVNCTGSCSWKVFVKNGVITWENQQIDYPSCGPDMPEFEPRGCPRGASFSWYEYSPLRIKYPYVRGKLWELWTAALEEHQDPIKAWASIVEDEEKAKIYKSARGKGGHVRTNWKDVSQLISAQLIYTIKKDGPDRIAGFTPIPAMSMISYAAGARFISLLGGEMLSFYDWYADLPPASPQIWGEQTDVPESSDWYNSSYIMMWGSNVPLTRTPDAHFMTEVRYKGAKVVSVAPDYAENVKFADNWLAPNPGTDAAIAQAMTHVILQKFYEDEPSEMFINYAKQYSDMPFILRLDKDDNGFKAGRFLRSSDLGQASENSEWKPMIIDRLTDSLQVPNGTMGQRWEEGKQWNLKLENEVGEQIDPAMTVIDGDYELVTMQFPYFDNDGNGVFKRVIPARRVTLPNGETTYVTTVYDLMASQYGVKRFNQELEAKGFDDATSFYTPAWQEKITGVKASTVTQVAMEFAQNAIDTGGRSMIIMGAGINHWFNSDTIYRSILNLVILCGCQGVNGGGWAHYVGQEKCRPIEGWSTIAFAKDWQGPPRLQNGTSWFYFATDQWKYEESGVDRLASPLAENIKLQHPADYNVLAARNGWLPSYPQFDRNSLLWGEEARDAGEFTNEAILKRAVDDVKSRRTRFAVENPDLRKNHPKSLFVWRSNLISSSAKGQEYFMKHLLGTKSALMAEPNETDKPSEIEWGEDTVGKLDLLVSLDFRMTATPLYSDIVLPAATWYEKHDISSTDMHPFIHPFNPAIDPLWESRSDWDIFKTLSRTFSDMARVHLTGTYKDVVTAPLAHDSKQEISLAYGEVKDWTKGEVEAVPGKTMPAFAVVDRTYTDVYDKFISVGPLLENGKVGAHGVSFSVKDQYDELRSMVGTWEDDTVKNNKPRIDTARKVADVILNVSSATNGRVSQKSYEDLEAQTGMPLKDISSERASEKISFLNITSQPREVIPTAVFPGSNKQGRRYSPFTTNIERLVPFRTLTGRQSFYIDHEVFQQFGEALPVYKPTLPPMVFGTKDKPVKGGVDALVLRYLTPHGKWNIHSTYQDNQHMLTLFRGGPTVWISNEDAAAHDIQDNDWLEVYNRNGVVTARAVVSHRMPRGTMFMYHAQDKHIETPGSDISGTRGGSHNAPTRIHLKPTQLMGGYAQISYSFNYYGPIGNQRDVYVAVRKMKEVDWLED; encoded by the coding sequence ATGGCTAAATTTGGAATGCAATTTTTTAAACCGACTGAAAAATTTAATGGCAATTGGTCAGTATTAGAACATAAAAGCCGTGAGTGGGAAAAGATGTATCGTGAACGATGGAGTCATGACAAAGTGGTACGTACGACACATGGTGTTAACTGTACCGGGTCATGCTCATGGAAGGTATTTGTGAAAAACGGTGTGATTACTTGGGAAAATCAACAAATCGACTATCCGAGTTGTGGACCGGATATGCCGGAGTTTGAACCGCGTGGCTGTCCGCGTGGGGCATCGTTTTCTTGGTATGAATATAGCCCGTTACGTATTAAATATCCTTATGTGAGAGGTAAGCTTTGGGAGTTATGGACGGCAGCTTTAGAGGAACATCAAGATCCGATTAAAGCGTGGGCATCCATTGTAGAAGATGAAGAAAAAGCAAAAATTTATAAGTCAGCACGTGGTAAAGGGGGACATGTCCGCACGAATTGGAAAGATGTGTCTCAACTCATTTCAGCACAGCTCATTTACACGATTAAAAAAGATGGTCCAGACCGTATTGCTGGTTTCACGCCAATTCCAGCGATGTCGATGATCAGTTATGCGGCGGGTGCGCGTTTTATTTCGTTACTCGGTGGGGAAATGTTGAGTTTTTATGATTGGTATGCGGATTTACCACCAGCATCGCCACAAATTTGGGGTGAACAAACAGACGTGCCAGAATCAAGTGACTGGTACAATTCGTCTTACATTATGATGTGGGGCTCTAACGTACCGCTCACACGTACGCCGGATGCACACTTTATGACAGAAGTGCGTTATAAAGGGGCAAAAGTGGTGTCTGTTGCGCCAGATTACGCTGAAAATGTGAAGTTTGCGGACAATTGGTTGGCACCGAATCCAGGGACAGATGCGGCGATTGCACAAGCGATGACACATGTCATTTTACAAAAGTTCTATGAAGATGAGCCGTCAGAAATGTTCATCAATTATGCGAAACAATATTCAGATATGCCGTTTATCTTACGTCTCGACAAAGATGACAACGGTTTTAAAGCAGGTCGTTTCTTACGTTCAAGTGATTTAGGTCAAGCGTCTGAAAATAGCGAATGGAAGCCGATGATTATCGACCGTTTAACAGATTCACTACAAGTGCCAAATGGAACAATGGGGCAACGTTGGGAAGAAGGCAAGCAGTGGAATTTGAAGTTGGAAAATGAAGTGGGCGAGCAAATCGATCCAGCGATGACTGTCATTGACGGTGACTATGAATTGGTTACGATGCAGTTTCCTTACTTTGATAATGATGGCAATGGCGTTTTCAAACGTGTCATTCCTGCGCGTCGTGTGACATTACCAAATGGTGAGACAACGTATGTGACAACTGTATATGACTTAATGGCGAGCCAATATGGTGTGAAACGTTTCAATCAGGAATTAGAAGCAAAAGGTTTTGATGATGCGACGTCGTTCTATACACCAGCGTGGCAAGAAAAGATTACAGGTGTGAAAGCGAGCACTGTGACGCAAGTAGCGATGGAATTTGCGCAAAATGCGATTGATACTGGCGGTCGCTCAATGATCATTATGGGTGCGGGTATCAATCACTGGTTCAACTCAGATACGATCTATCGCTCCATCTTAAACTTAGTTATTTTATGTGGCTGTCAAGGTGTGAATGGTGGCGGTTGGGCGCACTATGTTGGACAAGAAAAATGTCGTCCGATTGAAGGTTGGAGTACGATTGCCTTTGCGAAAGATTGGCAAGGTCCACCACGTTTACAAAACGGGACAAGTTGGTTCTATTTTGCGACAGATCAATGGAAATATGAAGAGTCTGGTGTTGACCGATTAGCGTCACCATTAGCGGAAAATATTAAACTACAACACCCAGCAGACTACAACGTGTTAGCGGCACGTAATGGTTGGTTGCCATCTTATCCACAATTTGATCGCAACAGTTTACTATGGGGTGAAGAAGCGCGTGATGCGGGTGAGTTTACGAATGAAGCCATTTTGAAACGTGCGGTTGACGATGTGAAATCACGCCGTACACGTTTTGCGGTTGAAAATCCAGATTTACGTAAAAACCATCCGAAGTCACTTTTCGTATGGCGTTCGAATTTGATTTCAAGTTCTGCAAAAGGTCAAGAGTACTTTATGAAGCATTTACTCGGTACGAAATCGGCGCTTATGGCTGAACCAAATGAAACAGACAAGCCATCAGAAATTGAGTGGGGTGAAGATACAGTCGGCAAACTCGACTTACTCGTGTCATTAGATTTCCGTATGACAGCGACACCACTTTATTCAGATATCGTATTACCGGCAGCAACGTGGTATGAAAAACATGACATTTCATCAACAGACATGCATCCATTTATTCACCCGTTTAACCCAGCGATTGATCCATTATGGGAATCACGCTCAGACTGGGATATTTTCAAAACGTTGAGCCGTACATTTTCAGACATGGCACGTGTGCACTTAACAGGAACTTATAAAGACGTGGTCACTGCACCACTTGCACACGATTCTAAACAAGAAATTTCACTCGCATATGGTGAAGTGAAAGACTGGACGAAAGGTGAAGTGGAAGCTGTACCAGGTAAGACAATGCCAGCATTTGCAGTCGTTGATCGGACGTATACAGATGTGTATGACAAGTTCATCTCAGTTGGTCCTTTACTTGAAAACGGTAAAGTCGGTGCGCATGGTGTCAGCTTCTCTGTCAAAGACCAATACGATGAATTGCGCAGTATGGTCGGTACTTGGGAAGACGATACAGTGAAAAATAATAAACCGCGTATCGATACAGCACGTAAAGTGGCCGATGTTATTTTGAACGTGTCTTCTGCTACAAACGGTCGCGTATCTCAAAAATCATATGAAGATTTGGAAGCACAAACAGGGATGCCATTGAAAGACATTTCATCTGAACGTGCATCTGAAAAAATATCGTTCTTGAACATTACATCACAACCGCGTGAAGTGATTCCGACAGCAGTGTTCCCAGGTTCAAATAAACAAGGCCGTCGCTATTCACCATTTACAACGAATATTGAACGCCTTGTACCATTTAGAACGTTAACGGGACGCCAAAGTTTCTACATCGACCATGAAGTGTTCCAACAATTTGGTGAAGCACTGCCAGTTTATAAACCGACATTACCGCCAATGGTCTTCGGAACAAAAGATAAGCCGGTGAAAGGTGGCGTTGATGCACTTGTATTACGCTATTTAACACCACACGGTAAATGGAATATCCACTCCACATATCAAGATAACCAACATATGTTGACGTTATTCCGTGGTGGACCCACTGTTTGGATTTCGAATGAAGATGCAGCAGCACATGATATTCAAGACAATGATTGGTTAGAAGTTTACAACCGCAATGGTGTCGTCACTGCACGTGCTGTCGTGTCACATCGTATGCCACGAGGAACAATGTTTATGTATCATGCGCAAGACAAACATATCGAAACACCAGGCTCAGACATTTCAGGTACACGTGGTGGCTCTCATAATGCGCCAACACGAATTCATTTAAAACCGACACAATTGATGGGCGGTTATGCACAAATCAGTTATTCATTTAATTACTATGGACCTATTGGGAATCAGCGTGATGTGTATGTCGCTGTAAGAAAGATGAAAGAGGTGGATTGGCTTGAAGATTAA
- the narH gene encoding nitrate reductase subunit beta: MKIKAQVAMVLNLDKCIGCHTCSVTCKSTWTNRPGAEYMWFNNVETKPGIGYPKRWEDQETYKGGWVLNKKGKLELKSGTRLNKIALGKIFYNPDMPVIQDYYEPWTYNYEHLTKAKPSKHTPVAKAHSVMTGKRMELDWGPNWEDDLAGGHITGPQDPNIQKIEEEIKFNFDQTFMMYLPRLCEHCLNPSCVASCPSGAMYKRDEDGIVLVDQEACRGWRYCMTGCPYKKVYFNWKTNKAEKCTFCFPRVEAGIPTVCSETCTGRMRYLGVLLYDADRVQEAASAENEQDLYEKQLDLFLNPFDEAVIEQAEKDGISQEWIEAAQNSPIYKLAIEYKLAFPLHPEYRTMPMVWYCPPLSPIMNYFEGQNAGNNPDAIFPAIEEMRLPIQYLAELFTAGDTVAVKGSLQRMAMMRSYMRAQNTGREFDMSRLARVGLTERQAKDMYRLLAIAKHEDRFVIPTSHKEQYMDTYTAQGSQGYGGEHFGANCDGCGVPVGTGGKTGQEMYNERFYGGIFRD; this comes from the coding sequence TTGAAGATTAAAGCACAAGTCGCAATGGTATTGAATTTAGATAAATGTATCGGCTGTCATACGTGTAGTGTGACATGTAAAAGTACTTGGACCAATCGACCAGGCGCTGAATATATGTGGTTCAATAACGTCGAAACGAAACCGGGCATTGGTTATCCAAAACGTTGGGAAGACCAAGAAACATATAAAGGCGGATGGGTGTTAAACAAAAAAGGAAAATTAGAGCTCAAATCAGGAACACGTTTAAACAAAATTGCATTAGGTAAAATTTTCTACAACCCAGATATGCCAGTCATTCAAGATTATTATGAGCCTTGGACATACAACTACGAACATCTGACAAAAGCGAAACCAAGCAAACATACACCTGTAGCCAAAGCGCATTCCGTGATGACAGGGAAACGTATGGAGTTGGATTGGGGTCCAAACTGGGAAGACGACTTAGCGGGCGGTCATATTACTGGCCCGCAAGACCCTAACATTCAAAAAATTGAAGAAGAAATTAAATTCAACTTTGACCAAACATTTATGATGTATTTGCCACGTCTCTGTGAACACTGTTTAAATCCAAGCTGTGTGGCATCATGTCCGTCTGGCGCAATGTACAAACGTGACGAAGATGGTATCGTCCTTGTTGACCAAGAAGCATGTCGTGGTTGGCGTTACTGTATGACAGGCTGTCCGTATAAAAAAGTATACTTCAACTGGAAAACGAACAAAGCGGAAAAATGTACGTTCTGTTTCCCACGTGTTGAAGCAGGGATTCCGACAGTGTGTTCAGAAACATGTACAGGCCGTATGCGTTATTTAGGTGTGTTACTTTATGATGCAGATCGCGTGCAAGAAGCGGCATCAGCTGAAAACGAACAAGACTTGTACGAAAAGCAACTCGACTTGTTTTTAAATCCATTTGATGAAGCAGTCATTGAACAAGCAGAAAAAGACGGCATTTCTCAAGAATGGATCGAAGCAGCACAAAATTCACCGATTTATAAATTAGCAATTGAGTATAAATTGGCATTCCCATTACATCCAGAATATCGTACGATGCCAATGGTATGGTACTGTCCACCATTAAGTCCGATTATGAACTACTTTGAAGGACAAAATGCGGGTAACAACCCAGATGCGATATTCCCTGCAATTGAAGAGATGCGCTTGCCCATTCAATATTTAGCAGAACTTTTTACAGCTGGAGATACAGTGGCAGTGAAAGGCTCACTTCAACGGATGGCAATGATGAGAAGTTACATGCGTGCACAAAATACAGGCCGAGAATTTGATATGTCTCGCCTAGCACGTGTAGGTTTAACGGAACGACAAGCGAAAGATATGTATCGCTTACTTGCCATCGCAAAACATGAAGATCGTTTTGTCATTCCGACATCGCATAAAGAGCAATACATGGATACGTACACAGCACAAGGTAGTCAAGGTTACGGTGGTGAACATTTCGGTGCGAACTGTGACGGTTGCGGCGTGCCAGTGGGTACAGGTGGAAAAACAGGTCAAGAAATGTATAATGAGCGTTTCTATGGAGGGATTTTCCGTGATTGA
- the narJ gene encoding nitrate reductase molybdenum cofactor assembly chaperone, which produces MIDLHMLNTYKDTFGYMSQQLSFPEKLTFHPKTFEEVFDETHPAFPHVVAYREAMYEKSLSEIQAFYTDTFDFNEKATLYMTYNQLDTQKERGQMLAKLKVLYEMFGLEMPASELSDYLPLMLEFLYAARFDGDTRAQENVQLVIMIIEDGTYAMMKHLESERNPYAHLIRGLRETFKRCIVQDKEVTQHV; this is translated from the coding sequence GTGATTGATCTACACATGTTGAATACGTATAAAGATACATTCGGTTATATGAGTCAGCAGTTGAGCTTTCCTGAAAAATTGACTTTCCACCCTAAAACATTTGAAGAAGTGTTTGATGAGACACATCCGGCTTTCCCGCATGTCGTGGCGTATCGAGAAGCGATGTATGAAAAGAGTTTGTCAGAAATACAAGCTTTTTACACAGACACGTTTGATTTTAATGAAAAAGCCACTTTGTATATGACTTACAATCAACTGGATACACAAAAAGAACGCGGTCAAATGTTGGCGAAGTTAAAAGTCCTCTATGAAATGTTTGGGCTTGAAATGCCAGCGTCAGAGTTGTCGGATTACTTGCCACTCATGTTGGAATTTTTATATGCAGCACGCTTTGATGGTGATACACGTGCGCAAGAAAATGTACAACTCGTGATCATGATTATTGAAGATGGAACGTACGCGATGATGAAACATTTGGAAAGTGAGCGCAATCCATATGCTCATTTAATTCGTGGTCTTCGTGAAACGTTCAAGCGTTGTATCGTACAAGATAAAGAGGTGACACAGCATGTTTAA
- the narI gene encoding respiratory nitrate reductase subunit gamma: protein MFNQFLWVIFPYLCLAVFVIGHIARYRYDQFSWTAKSSEFIEKKQLKWGSLLFHLGVIPVFFGHVVGLLIPAHWLEAVGVNNHVYHIGAVYIGSIFGIITLIGMFLLTARRITKQNVRRLSSASDIFVNFLLLLIVFVGCYATLVTNATTPEFDYRQTISIWFRGLFTLSPDASLMTEVPLAFQLHVLLGFTIMACWPFTRLVHVWSVPVTYASRSYIIYRKHKI from the coding sequence ATGTTTAATCAGTTTTTATGGGTGATATTTCCGTACCTCTGTCTTGCAGTTTTTGTTATTGGGCACATCGCACGTTATCGTTATGACCAATTTTCATGGACTGCAAAATCGAGTGAATTTATTGAGAAGAAGCAATTAAAGTGGGGCAGTTTGTTGTTTCATCTTGGCGTTATTCCTGTGTTTTTCGGACATGTCGTTGGGTTACTTATCCCTGCACATTGGTTAGAAGCGGTCGGTGTGAATAACCACGTCTATCATATCGGTGCAGTGTATATTGGGAGTATTTTTGGTATAATAACATTAATTGGCATGTTTTTGTTAACTGCGCGTCGGATTACGAAACAAAATGTTCGTCGTTTAAGTTCGGCGTCAGATATTTTCGTTAACTTTTTATTATTACTTATCGTATTTGTCGGCTGTTATGCCACATTAGTGACGAATGCGACAACGCCAGAGTTTGATTACCGTCAAACGATTTCTATTTGGTTTAGAGGGTTGTTTACATTAAGTCCAGATGCCAGTTTGATGACAGAGGTGCCACTTGCATTTCAATTACACGTCCTTTTAGGATTTACGATTATGGCTTGCTGGCCGTTTACGCGTCTTGTTCACGTGTGGAGTGTGCCGGTGACGTATGCAAGTCGTAGTTATATTATTTATCGCAAACATAAAATTTAA